Proteins co-encoded in one Flavobacteriaceae bacterium MAR_2009_75 genomic window:
- a CDS encoding isopenicillin N synthase-like dioxygenase, with amino-acid sequence MSAIPSVDLQDFVSSDPQKKEKFIKEIGAAFENIGFVALSGHFLSDELVENLYAEIKKFFELPQSTKDKYEIEGIGGQRGYTSFGKEHAKGRKEGDLKEFWHFGQYVEDNAKLEEEYPDNVSVDELPNFNEVGKETYKMLEKTAKYVLRALALHLNLAETYFDDYIKNGNSILRPIHYPPITSEPKNAVRAAAHGDINLITLLMGAHGRGLQVKNHEGEWVDAIAKPDQLMINVGDMLSRLTNNKLKSTIHQVVNPPKELWGTSRYSIPFFMHPVSEMPLNCLDNCVDEDNPKQFTDITAGEFLHERLIELGLIKA; translated from the coding sequence ATGAGTGCCATACCCAGTGTAGATTTACAGGATTTTGTTTCGTCGGACCCACAAAAAAAAGAAAAATTCATTAAAGAAATCGGGGCTGCTTTTGAGAATATCGGCTTCGTTGCCCTGAGCGGCCATTTTTTATCTGATGAACTGGTAGAAAACCTGTATGCAGAAATCAAAAAGTTCTTTGAGTTGCCGCAATCGACGAAAGACAAATACGAAATTGAGGGTATTGGCGGTCAGCGCGGATATACTTCTTTTGGTAAAGAACATGCCAAAGGAAGAAAAGAAGGTGATTTGAAAGAGTTTTGGCATTTCGGTCAATACGTTGAAGATAACGCAAAATTAGAGGAGGAATATCCGGACAATGTATCGGTAGACGAACTCCCGAACTTTAATGAAGTAGGTAAAGAAACTTACAAAATGCTTGAAAAAACAGCGAAATATGTCTTACGCGCATTAGCATTGCACCTAAACCTCGCAGAAACTTACTTTGATGATTATATTAAAAACGGTAATTCGATCCTACGCCCCATACATTACCCGCCTATTACTTCTGAACCAAAAAATGCCGTAAGAGCCGCCGCACATGGCGACATCAACTTAATTACGTTATTGATGGGAGCCCATGGTCGAGGACTACAGGTAAAAAACCATGAAGGCGAATGGGTAGATGCCATTGCTAAACCCGACCAGTTAATGATTAATGTGGGCGATATGTTATCTCGTTTGACCAACAATAAATTAAAGTCGACCATACATCAAGTGGTGAACCCACCGAAAGAACTCTGGGGCACCTCTAGATACTCGATTCCATTTTTCATGCATCCTGTTAGCGAAATGCCCTTAAATTGCCTGGATAATTGTGTAGACGAAGACAATCCCAAACAGTTTACCGATATTACTGCGGGTGAATTCTTGCACGAAAGGCTGATCGAGTTAGGATTGATAAAAGCTTAA
- a CDS encoding translation initiation factor 1 yields the protein MDLQDQLKNLFPDHEPSEDKPSKEKKSDIWLQDDPIICKYEKRKGKPTTILKGYNGADSDFKKLAKEIKTKLSVGGSFKNDQIIIQGDYRDKIMAILKEKGFSVKRVGG from the coding sequence ATGGATTTGCAAGATCAGCTGAAAAATCTCTTTCCAGACCACGAACCTTCCGAAGACAAGCCTTCTAAAGAGAAGAAAAGTGATATCTGGTTGCAAGACGACCCCATTATTTGCAAGTACGAAAAACGAAAAGGTAAACCGACCACTATTTTAAAAGGATACAATGGCGCAGATAGCGACTTTAAAAAGTTGGCCAAAGAAATTAAGACAAAACTCAGTGTCGGGGGGTCGTTTAAGAACGATCAGATTATAATTCAAGGAGATTACCGTGATAAAATCATGGCTATTTTAAAGGAAAAAGGATTTTCGGTAAAACGTGTAGGAGGTTAA
- a CDS encoding uridine phosphorylase, translating into MQLDPSELILNADKSIYHLNLLPEDIAETIITVGDPDRVSDVSKHFDNVELKKGKREFHTHTGTFKGKRLTVISTGIGTDNIDIVLNELDALANIDFDHRTIKAQKTSLDIIRIGTSGAIQPEIPIDSFLMSEYAMGFDGLLHFYESQHVQHQEFSDAFINHTNWPSRKSIPYVVNYDKILGDKLYSNRIRLGVTVTNIGFYGPQGRVLRIPVDNVELKDKLRSFSYRNFKITNLEMETSGIYGLSKLLGHRAVSMNCILANRATGEFSKKPGSSVDELIQYTLNQLVS; encoded by the coding sequence ATGCAATTAGATCCTTCTGAGCTAATACTAAATGCCGACAAAAGCATTTACCACCTTAATTTATTGCCCGAAGATATCGCAGAGACCATTATTACGGTCGGCGATCCAGATCGGGTTTCCGATGTGTCAAAACATTTTGATAACGTTGAACTAAAAAAAGGTAAGCGGGAGTTTCATACCCATACCGGCACCTTTAAAGGCAAAAGACTTACGGTAATTTCCACAGGTATCGGTACTGATAATATTGATATCGTTCTCAACGAACTTGACGCTTTAGCGAATATCGATTTTGACCATCGAACGATAAAAGCACAAAAAACATCCTTAGATATTATAAGAATTGGTACCTCTGGCGCCATTCAACCTGAAATACCTATCGATTCGTTCTTAATGAGCGAATACGCTATGGGTTTTGATGGATTGCTTCATTTTTATGAAAGCCAACACGTACAGCATCAAGAGTTTTCTGATGCGTTTATAAATCACACCAACTGGCCCTCTCGAAAATCGATACCGTATGTGGTAAATTATGATAAAATTTTAGGAGATAAACTCTATTCAAATCGTATACGATTAGGGGTTACGGTAACAAACATTGGGTTTTACGGCCCTCAAGGGCGAGTACTTCGCATACCTGTCGATAATGTCGAGTTGAAAGATAAACTTCGCTCTTTCAGCTATAGAAATTTCAAGATTACCAATCTTGAGATGGAAACTTCTGGTATTTATGGCCTTTCTAAATTGCTTGGACATCGGGCGGTTTCAATGAACTGTATTCTTGCCAACCGTGCTACAGGTGAATTCAGTAAAAAGCCCGGTTCGAGTGTAGATGAGCTTATTCAATACACCTTGAACCAGCTAGTTTCTTAA
- a CDS encoding outer membrane protein OmpA-like peptidoglycan-associated protein yields the protein MKKLIIKSVYLCMAMSLIVSCKTIQNANNKQKGATIGAGSGAAIGGVIGNNVGSGNNTVLGAILGAAIGGVAGGYIGDRMDRQAEKIEEEIPGAEVTRVGEGINVTFNEDAGVYFDTNKSDVKGTSQTTLNSLAEILKEYPKSNVLVEGHTDSAGPDDYNMTLSKSRATSVSEYLMAQGIDKSRLTTKWYGENQPVADNETSEGKAKNRRVELAIVASEALKEEAKQKVKG from the coding sequence ATGAAGAAGTTAATTATAAAATCAGTATACCTATGTATGGCGATGTCTTTGATCGTTAGTTGCAAGACCATACAAAATGCGAACAATAAACAAAAAGGAGCCACAATAGGTGCCGGTAGTGGTGCAGCTATTGGCGGTGTTATAGGTAATAACGTCGGTAGCGGTAACAATACGGTTTTAGGCGCAATTTTAGGGGCTGCCATCGGAGGTGTTGCCGGTGGGTACATCGGTGATCGAATGGACAGGCAGGCGGAAAAAATCGAAGAGGAAATTCCAGGTGCGGAAGTTACCCGTGTCGGGGAAGGTATCAACGTTACCTTCAACGAAGATGCCGGTGTTTATTTTGACACCAACAAGTCTGATGTAAAAGGTACTTCTCAAACTACTTTAAATAGTTTGGCCGAAATTTTAAAAGAGTATCCGAAATCTAATGTACTGGTCGAAGGACATACGGACAGTGCCGGCCCTGATGATTATAACATGACGCTATCAAAATCGAGAGCAACATCGGTGAGCGAATATCTGATGGCCCAAGGCATCGATAAAAGTAGGCTGACTACCAAATGGTATGGTGAAAACCAACCGGTTGCCGATAATGAAACTTCAGAAGGTAAAGCGAAAAATCGTCGTGTAGAATTGGCAATTGTGGCGAGTGAGGCTTTAAAGGAAGAAGCAAAGCAAAAAGTAAAAGGATAA
- a CDS encoding uracil-DNA glycosylase: protein MAVTIEESWKQQLQTEFEQPYFKQLSQFIKTEYAMHTCYPKGKDVFAAFDHSSFDKTKVVIIGQDPYHGPGQANGLCFSVKDGIAHPPSLINIFKEIETDLGKPYPKSGNLERWAEQGVLLLNATLTVRAHEAGSHQKRGWETFTDEVIKKLSDKREGLIFLLWGGFAKKKAALIDKQKHHILTSGHPSPLSANRGYWFGNKHFSRTNEILRQNAEAPINW, encoded by the coding sequence ATGGCCGTTACCATAGAAGAAAGTTGGAAACAACAATTGCAAACCGAGTTTGAACAACCATATTTTAAACAGCTGTCCCAATTCATTAAAACAGAATATGCCATGCACACTTGCTATCCTAAGGGAAAGGATGTTTTTGCGGCTTTTGACCATAGTTCGTTCGATAAAACAAAAGTGGTCATTATTGGTCAAGACCCATATCACGGTCCGGGCCAGGCGAACGGACTCTGCTTTTCCGTAAAGGATGGTATCGCGCATCCGCCGTCCCTCATCAATATTTTTAAGGAAATTGAAACCGATTTGGGCAAGCCCTATCCTAAAAGTGGCAATTTGGAACGGTGGGCAGAGCAGGGGGTATTGCTACTAAATGCCACGCTAACCGTAAGGGCACATGAAGCGGGCAGCCATCAAAAAAGAGGTTGGGAAACCTTTACGGATGAGGTGATTAAAAAACTGTCGGATAAAAGAGAGGGGCTAATATTTCTGCTTTGGGGTGGTTTTGCCAAAAAGAAGGCGGCATTGATCGACAAACAAAAACATCATATACTAACTTCTGGGCATCCTTCTCCTTTAAGTGCCAACCGAGGTTATTGGTTCGGGAACAAGCACTTCAGTAGAACAAATGAAATTTTGAGACAAAACGCAGAAGCACCTATAAATTGGTAA
- a CDS encoding polyphosphate kinase, producing the protein MNDKLYKHRDVSWLSFNGRVLQEAQDLRNPLYERIKFLAIFSSNLDEFFRVRVSKLRQIKKVDKSIRKKLKLKPTKTLKHIISTVEKQQEFFGDIFKNQIVPELKDNQIYLIGKEHYDADQENEMHTFFKDQVVDKLEIIESKLGEIPFLANNELYFYVRFTDASSSFVSIPTNKIDRFVTLSSKGESRYITFLDDIIANELHNLFKNKDIESFFEVKLSRDAELYWEDNFDGDIAQQIEDSLSQRQIGQPTRLLYDFRMDEEAKRSLRELLELGKVDMFPGGKYHNYSDFMGFPDPTNNESLHIEPLPPLPHPVLSESKDFFKKIKEKDQLLHFPYHSFEPVLDFLETASNDPKVSSIKISLYRIAKDSLLARSLLNALKNGKEVMVFVEPKARFDEANNLDWSKKLKKEGAKVYHSDLEIKVHSKIMMVDRLENDKVISYAYISTGNFNRKTSKIYADHGLFTAHSKITTELAHVFEVLERKRLAPVNKHLMVSPFSTRTSFTELIDGEINNAKKGLAASIQAKMNSLQDQKIIDKLYQAAREGVQIRLLVRGFCCLDMNTQGISENIKITSIVDRFLEHGRIYRFENAGKPKMYIGSADWMTRNLDRRIEVLAPIYDDDIFEELGHILDLQFSDNVKARLVNEEESNVYVSQGGEELRSQYAIYHYLKSKS; encoded by the coding sequence ATGAATGACAAATTGTATAAGCATCGCGACGTAAGCTGGTTGAGTTTTAATGGTCGGGTGCTACAAGAAGCCCAAGACCTCAGGAATCCACTTTACGAACGCATCAAGTTTTTGGCTATATTTTCATCAAATCTTGATGAATTCTTTAGAGTTAGGGTCTCTAAACTGCGACAGATAAAAAAGGTTGATAAATCCATTCGTAAAAAGCTCAAACTTAAACCGACCAAAACCCTCAAACATATAATTTCTACGGTTGAGAAGCAGCAAGAGTTTTTTGGTGACATTTTCAAGAACCAAATCGTTCCTGAACTTAAGGATAATCAAATTTATTTAATAGGAAAGGAACATTACGATGCGGACCAAGAGAACGAGATGCATACCTTTTTTAAAGACCAAGTGGTCGATAAATTGGAAATTATAGAATCGAAATTAGGAGAAATTCCTTTTCTGGCCAACAATGAACTTTACTTTTATGTTCGCTTTACGGATGCCTCAAGCAGCTTTGTTTCCATTCCAACAAATAAAATTGACCGTTTTGTAACACTCTCCTCAAAAGGTGAATCGAGATATATCACTTTTTTGGATGATATAATCGCGAACGAGTTGCATAACTTGTTTAAAAATAAAGACATAGAATCTTTTTTTGAAGTAAAACTTTCACGTGATGCCGAGCTATATTGGGAAGATAACTTCGATGGCGATATAGCCCAACAAATCGAAGACTCGCTATCACAACGGCAAATCGGCCAACCCACTCGCCTACTCTATGATTTTCGTATGGATGAGGAAGCCAAAAGAAGCCTACGGGAACTTCTAGAATTGGGTAAGGTAGACATGTTCCCAGGTGGAAAGTATCATAATTACAGTGATTTCATGGGTTTTCCTGACCCTACAAATAATGAGTCGTTACATATTGAACCCTTGCCCCCCTTGCCCCACCCTGTTTTAAGTGAATCGAAAGATTTCTTTAAGAAAATTAAAGAAAAAGATCAGTTACTTCATTTTCCTTATCACAGCTTTGAGCCTGTGCTCGACTTTCTTGAAACTGCCTCAAATGACCCAAAGGTAAGTTCTATCAAGATTTCGTTGTACCGCATAGCCAAAGACTCCTTGCTTGCACGCTCATTGCTTAATGCGCTTAAAAATGGCAAAGAGGTGATGGTGTTCGTAGAACCAAAAGCGCGTTTTGATGAAGCCAATAATCTGGATTGGAGCAAAAAATTGAAGAAAGAAGGTGCAAAGGTGTACCATAGCGACCTTGAAATTAAGGTGCACAGCAAAATTATGATGGTCGATCGGCTTGAGAACGATAAGGTAATATCTTATGCGTATATCAGTACGGGAAACTTTAATCGAAAGACCTCAAAAATTTATGCGGACCACGGACTTTTTACTGCGCATAGCAAAATAACCACCGAACTTGCCCACGTTTTCGAGGTGCTGGAGCGTAAACGATTAGCCCCGGTAAATAAGCATTTGATGGTTTCTCCATTCTCCACTAGAACGAGTTTTACGGAACTTATTGATGGTGAAATCAATAATGCCAAAAAGGGGCTTGCCGCAAGCATTCAGGCCAAAATGAACAGTTTGCAAGATCAAAAAATAATCGATAAACTTTATCAAGCTGCTCGCGAAGGTGTTCAGATACGATTATTGGTACGTGGTTTTTGCTGTCTAGATATGAATACCCAAGGTATTTCCGAAAATATAAAAATCACTAGCATTGTCGATCGTTTTCTAGAACATGGCCGAATCTATCGTTTTGAGAATGCCGGAAAGCCAAAAATGTATATCGGGTCTGCGGATTGGATGACCAGAAACCTTGACCGCCGTATCGAAGTGCTCGCACCCATTTACGATGACGACATTTTTGAAGAGTTGGGCCATATTCTCGACCTACAATTTTCCGATAATGTAAAGGCAAGATTGGTCAACGAAGAAGAATCCAATGTTTATGTAAGTCAGGGGGGCGAAGAATTAAGGTCACAGTACGCAATTTACCATTATTTAAAATCGAAATCCTGA
- a CDS encoding lipocalin-like protein has translation MKNSIVLGALFLLLFSCSLSKEVREQRKTINGTWTLQNVSYADAEGDFKAKLFDDADAFCFEGSTWYFLENNSTGSYTINSNTAACPAGTRNIRWSVAEDPSGDDRLQFKYIDEKKKDIYGRTGYGMDIKSLTGSQMTLQSRVTVDGAPVSVMYEFTKQ, from the coding sequence ATGAAGAATAGTATAGTGCTTGGCGCACTTTTTCTTTTGTTGTTTTCATGCTCACTTTCTAAAGAGGTTAGGGAGCAACGTAAAACGATAAATGGTACGTGGACACTGCAAAATGTTTCGTATGCAGATGCTGAGGGAGATTTTAAAGCGAAATTGTTCGATGATGCTGATGCCTTCTGTTTTGAGGGCAGTACATGGTATTTCTTGGAAAATAATAGTACCGGAAGCTATACTATTAATAGTAATACGGCAGCTTGCCCAGCCGGAACAAGAAATATTCGCTGGTCGGTAGCCGAAGATCCTTCAGGTGACGATAGACTCCAGTTCAAGTATATCGATGAGAAGAAAAAAGATATTTATGGGCGAACGGGTTATGGTATGGATATTAAGTCGCTTACCGGTTCACAAATGACATTACAATCAAGGGTAACCGTCGATGGTGCTCCAGTATCCGTGATGTATGAATTTACTAAACAATAA
- a CDS encoding 2-oxoisovalerate dehydrogenase E1 component — protein sequence MNFTKHGISNQTLIELYQRMLMPRMIEERMLVLLRQGKISKWFSGIGQEAISVGVASALLPEEYILPMHRNLGVFTTRDVPLYRLFAQWQGKSSGFTKGRDRSFHFGTQKYNIIGMISHLGPQLGVADGIALADVLNKREQVTAVFSGDGGTSEGDFHEALNIASVWDLPVLFCIENNGYGLSTPINEQYRCEKLSDRGIGYGIESYTIDGNNILEVYSKVKTLCKEMRKRPRPVLLEFVTFRMRGHEEASGTKYVPDELLETWGQKDPISNYEAFLLKEGFLDNYEIESLKSSIEEEINQHLQIAFDEEIIDSSENQELNDVFKPFDFEEIAPSEKSENIRLVDAVSQGLFQSMEKHSNLVILGQDIAEYGGVFKITEGFVEAFGKDRVRNTPICESGIVSTAMGLSINGMKAVVEMQFADFVSSGFNPLVNYLAKSHYRWGQHADVVIRMPCGGDVGAGPFHSQTNEAWFTKTPGLKVVYPAFPYDAKGLLTTAINDPNPILFFEHKALYRSVYQDVPSDYYTLPFGKASLLKEGKDISIVAFGAAVHWALKTLEENPDIEADLLDLRTLVPLDIDSVYASVEKTGKLIILQEDSLFGGVASDISALVTENRFEYLDAPIKRVASLETPIPFAKTLEDKYLPKGRFLKELIDLLNY from the coding sequence ATGAACTTCACAAAACATGGTATAAGCAATCAGACCCTAATTGAGCTCTATCAGCGCATGCTAATGCCGCGTATGATAGAAGAGCGAATGTTGGTATTGTTACGCCAAGGGAAAATTTCTAAATGGTTTAGCGGTATTGGGCAAGAAGCCATTTCGGTAGGGGTGGCAAGTGCTCTTTTACCAGAAGAATATATTTTACCGATGCACCGTAATCTCGGGGTTTTCACTACCCGCGATGTGCCCTTGTATCGTCTGTTCGCACAGTGGCAGGGTAAATCTAGTGGTTTTACAAAAGGTCGAGACCGTAGTTTTCACTTCGGTACCCAAAAATACAATATTATCGGTATGATTTCCCATTTAGGACCGCAGTTGGGCGTTGCCGATGGCATAGCATTGGCCGATGTTCTAAACAAACGGGAGCAGGTCACTGCTGTTTTTTCTGGGGATGGGGGAACTAGCGAAGGTGATTTTCACGAAGCGCTGAACATTGCATCGGTGTGGGATTTGCCCGTACTGTTCTGTATAGAAAATAATGGATATGGACTATCTACCCCAATAAATGAACAATACCGTTGCGAAAAGCTATCGGATAGAGGTATTGGTTACGGAATTGAATCGTATACGATTGACGGCAACAATATTTTAGAGGTCTACAGCAAGGTAAAGACCCTCTGTAAAGAAATGAGAAAAAGACCAAGACCGGTATTGCTTGAATTTGTTACATTTCGAATGCGAGGGCATGAAGAGGCCAGCGGAACTAAATATGTGCCCGATGAATTGCTGGAAACTTGGGGACAAAAAGACCCCATTAGTAACTATGAAGCCTTTCTGTTGAAAGAAGGTTTTCTCGATAATTATGAAATTGAGAGCTTAAAATCTAGCATTGAGGAAGAAATCAACCAACACCTACAAATAGCCTTCGATGAAGAAATTATCGATAGCTCTGAAAATCAAGAGTTGAACGATGTCTTTAAACCTTTCGATTTCGAGGAAATTGCACCTAGCGAAAAGAGTGAAAATATTCGTTTGGTCGACGCCGTATCACAAGGGTTGTTTCAATCGATGGAAAAACATTCTAATCTTGTTATTCTGGGGCAAGATATTGCAGAGTACGGGGGCGTATTTAAAATCACCGAAGGTTTTGTAGAAGCTTTTGGCAAAGACAGGGTGCGGAACACTCCTATTTGTGAATCGGGCATTGTATCTACGGCCATGGGGCTGTCTATCAACGGTATGAAAGCAGTCGTAGAAATGCAGTTCGCCGACTTTGTAAGTAGTGGCTTTAATCCTCTTGTCAACTATTTGGCCAAATCGCATTACCGTTGGGGGCAACATGCCGATGTGGTCATTCGTATGCCCTGTGGTGGCGATGTTGGTGCGGGTCCCTTTCATTCCCAGACTAACGAAGCATGGTTTACGAAAACGCCGGGATTGAAAGTGGTATATCCGGCATTTCCTTATGACGCCAAAGGTCTTTTGACGACAGCGATCAATGACCCTAATCCCATTCTCTTTTTTGAGCATAAGGCCCTATACCGAAGTGTGTATCAAGATGTGCCCTCAGATTACTATACGCTACCCTTTGGTAAAGCCTCCTTACTAAAAGAAGGCAAAGATATTTCTATTGTTGCCTTTGGTGCGGCGGTTCATTGGGCACTGAAAACATTGGAAGAAAACCCTGATATTGAAGCGGACCTTTTGGATTTGCGTACTTTGGTTCCTTTGGATATCGATTCCGTTTACGCATCCGTAGAAAAAACAGGGAAACTAATCATTCTTCAAGAAGATAGCCTATTCGGTGGTGTAGCCAGTGATATTTCCGCTTTGGTCACCGAAAATAGATTCGAATACTTGGATGCTCCCATTAAAAGGGTAGCCAGTTTAGAAACTCCTATTCCGTTTGCCAAGACCCTTGAAGACAAGTATTTGCCGAAAGGGCGTTTTCTGAAGGAACTTATTGACCTTCTGAATTATTGA
- a CDS encoding ABC-type nitrate/sulfonate/bicarbonate transport system substrate-binding protein: protein MKKVRIVGVPEHFNLPWHMAIEEGAFEDKGIDLQWTEVPEGTGKMCQMLQNEETDLAIILTEGIVKSIVEGNAAKIVQGYIATPLYWGIHVGAQSDFESISQLNCASVAISRFGSGSHLMAVVNARNEGWDASDLSFEVINNLDGAIEALSTGKADYFMWEHFTTKPLVDNGTFRRLGDCPTPWPCFVIAATDKFIAEQEGTLKHILNTINSYTGEFKQIPSIDRTLANRYDQKTEDIKEWLAMTRWTQAQIDSTTVNEVQDTLYSLDLISEKVANEKILKSFD from the coding sequence ATGAAAAAAGTTAGAATAGTTGGCGTTCCCGAACACTTTAATCTACCATGGCATATGGCCATCGAAGAAGGTGCTTTTGAAGATAAAGGTATCGATTTGCAATGGACGGAGGTTCCCGAAGGAACTGGTAAAATGTGTCAAATGTTGCAGAACGAAGAAACCGATTTGGCCATAATTCTTACTGAAGGCATCGTGAAAAGCATTGTCGAGGGCAATGCCGCAAAAATCGTTCAAGGTTATATTGCTACCCCTTTGTACTGGGGAATTCACGTTGGCGCCCAAAGCGATTTTGAATCCATCTCACAACTTAACTGCGCTTCGGTGGCTATTAGCAGATTTGGCAGCGGAAGCCACCTGATGGCGGTCGTAAACGCCCGAAATGAGGGGTGGGATGCATCTGACCTGTCATTCGAGGTCATCAATAACCTTGATGGGGCGATTGAAGCATTGAGTACCGGAAAAGCCGATTACTTTATGTGGGAGCATTTTACTACCAAACCTTTGGTCGACAACGGCACCTTTAGAAGACTGGGCGATTGCCCTACCCCATGGCCCTGTTTTGTAATAGCTGCAACCGATAAATTTATCGCCGAACAAGAAGGTACGCTTAAACATATCTTGAACACCATTAACTCCTACACGGGGGAATTTAAACAAATACCAAGTATAGACCGAACATTGGCCAATCGCTACGACCAAAAAACTGAGGATATTAAAGAATGGCTTGCCATGACTCGTTGGACCCAAGCTCAAATAGATAGCACTACCGTTAACGAGGTACAGGACACCTTATACTCCCTTGACCTGATATCTGAAAAGGTCGCGAATGAAAAAATACTTAAATCTTTTGATTAG
- a CDS encoding flavin-dependent dehydrogenase yields the protein MKYDYDVVIIGGGLAGLTAALHLAKNKYNVLVIEKNQYPNHKVCGEYVSNEVVPYLDCLGIALPSAGAASINHLLLSTTDGNHLKAELPLGGQGISRYTLDDILYNEALSNEVDFLFEDAAQVLFKYSFFEVVTGFSKSTTSRIVLGAYGKRSTLDKKLNRRFIATKSSWMAVKSHYEYAYFPENQVALHNFQGGYGGLSKTESGAVNFCYLASYESFKKEKNIESFNSHVVAQNPFLKEFLANAKPLFEQPLTIAQISFEPKSIVENHVLMCGDSAGLIHPLCGNGMAMAIHSAKIAAECIHDFFTNGAENRQVLEQRYSKQWQKAFKKRLWYGRQLQRLLLQPKLSSYALSLIIKQPAIVNKIIKATHGQPL from the coding sequence GTGAAATACGATTACGATGTGGTAATTATCGGAGGAGGCTTGGCAGGATTGACTGCTGCATTGCATTTAGCAAAAAATAAGTACAATGTACTCGTCATCGAGAAAAACCAATACCCGAACCATAAGGTCTGTGGCGAATATGTTTCCAATGAAGTGGTACCCTATTTAGATTGTCTCGGCATAGCTTTACCCTCCGCAGGAGCGGCATCTATCAATCATCTTCTGTTGAGTACCACAGATGGAAATCACCTTAAGGCTGAATTACCTTTAGGCGGACAAGGTATTAGCAGGTATACGCTAGATGATATACTCTACAATGAAGCTTTGAGCAATGAGGTGGATTTTCTATTTGAGGACGCTGCTCAAGTATTATTTAAATATTCATTTTTTGAGGTAGTTACGGGATTTAGTAAAAGTACTACTTCAAGAATAGTATTAGGTGCATACGGAAAGAGAAGTACACTTGATAAGAAATTGAATCGAAGGTTTATCGCCACAAAATCATCTTGGATGGCAGTAAAATCGCATTATGAATATGCCTATTTTCCTGAGAATCAAGTGGCCTTACACAATTTTCAAGGGGGCTATGGCGGTTTATCAAAAACTGAAAGTGGCGCCGTTAATTTTTGTTATTTGGCGAGCTATGAGAGTTTTAAGAAGGAAAAAAATATAGAGAGTTTCAATTCCCATGTCGTAGCTCAAAATCCTTTTTTGAAAGAGTTTTTGGCGAATGCAAAACCTTTATTCGAGCAACCTTTGACAATAGCCCAGATTTCTTTTGAACCGAAATCTATAGTCGAAAATCATGTGTTGATGTGCGGTGATTCTGCGGGGTTGATACATCCGCTTTGCGGCAACGGTATGGCCATGGCCATTCATAGTGCTAAAATTGCAGCCGAATGTATTCATGATTTTTTTACAAACGGAGCTGAAAATAGACAGGTACTTGAACAACGATATTCAAAACAATGGCAAAAGGCCTTTAAAAAGCGTCTTTGGTATGGCCGGCAACTTCAACGTTTACTTCTGCAACCCAAATTATCAAGCTATGCGCTATCATTAATCATTAAGCAACCCGCAATAGTCAATAAAATTATTAAAGCTACCCATGGTCAACCTCTATAA